In the Oryza glaberrima chromosome 6, OglaRS2, whole genome shotgun sequence genome, one interval contains:
- the LOC127775879 gene encoding LOW QUALITY PROTEIN: ABC transporter C family member 8-like (The sequence of the model RefSeq protein was modified relative to this genomic sequence to represent the inferred CDS: substituted 1 base at 1 genomic stop codon) yields MRVRSSLMAAVFRKQLRLSARARRRHSAGEVVGYVAVDAYRLGDAVSWLHTSWSSPLQLALAVATLLWALRLGALPGLVPLVAFGFLNVPFARALQGYQSRFMAAQDGRLRSTSEALAGMRAIKLQSWEGAFRRAVESRRGGEFAWLREAQLKKAYGAVFYWAAPTVVSAVMFAATAAAGSAPLDAGTVFTALAALRAMSEPVRMLPEAMTMMIQYKVSLERIGRFLAEEEIKQDDVTRAATTTATKNSDAGIIHVQDGSFSWSGSEAELTLKNAHLSIRRGEKVAVCGPVGSGKSSLLCALLGEIPRTSGMVELYGTVAYVSQNSWIQSGTVRDNILFGKPFENFDHGDLTEIGQRGINMSGGQKQSIQLARAVYSDADVYLLDDPFSAVDAHTAAVLFYDCVMTALSEKTVVLVTHQVEFLTETDRILVMEDGYVKQQGVYAELMESGTAFEKLVSAHKSSITALDDSSQQSQVQEQNVTDENTSGQASDIDSVSAKGQPSATQLTEEEEKEVGDLGWKPYKDYINVSKGITHLCVMGVTQVLFTSFQMMATFWLAVAVQMNVSSALLVGAYSGLSILSCCFAYIRTLYAAKLGVKASKAFFTGLMDSVFKAPMSFFDSTPVGRILTRASSDLSILDFDIPYSVAYVVVGASELITTILVTGAVTWQVLIVAIPVTITVAYVQRHYVASARDLARINGTTKAPVMNYAAESILGVVTIRSFGETDRFIRNNLLLIDTDATLFFHTVAAQEWVLIRVEALQSLTLLTAALLLVLAPPGAVSPGFAGLSLSFALSLTAVQVFLTKFYSYMENYIISVERIKQYMHLPPEPPAIIPENRAPSSWPQEGQIDLQDLKVRYRPNMPLVLKGITCTFPAGNKIGVVGRTGSGKSTLISSLFRLVDPAGGRILIDNLDICSIGLKDLRTKLSIIPQEPTLFRGTVRNNLDPLGLHSDEEIWEALEKCQLQTAIRSTPALLDTVVSDDGSNXSVGQRQLFCLGRVLLRRNKILVLDEATASIDSATDAILQRVIRQQFSSCTVVTIAHRVPTVTDSDKVMVLSYGKLIEYDTPAKLLEDKQTAFAKLVAEYWANSKRNAT; encoded by the exons ATGCGCGTCCGGTCGTCGCTGATGGCGGCCGTGTTCCGGAAGCAGCTCCGGCtgtcggcgcgcgcgcggcggcgccactccgccggcgaggtcgtcggctacgtcgccgtcgacgcgtACCGCCTCGGCGACGCCGTCAGCTGGCTCCACACGTCGTGGAGCTCGCCGCTGcagctcgccctcgccgtcgccaccctcctCTGGGCGCTCCGCCTCGGCGCGCTCCCGGGCCTCGTGCCCCTCGTCGCCTTCGGCTTCCTCAACGTGCCGTTCGCCAGGGCCCTCCAGGGCTACCAGTCCAGGTTCATGGCGGCGCAGGACGGCCGGCTCCGGTCGACGTCGGAGGCCCTCGCCGGCATGAGGGCCATCAAGCTCCAGTCATGGGAGGGCGCGTTCCGGCGAGCCGTCGagtcgcgccgcggcggcgagttcGCGTGGCTGAGGGAGGCGCAGCTGAAGAAGGCCTACGGCGCCGTGTTCTACTGGGCGGCGCCCACCGTGGTGTCCGCCGTCATgttcgccgccacggccgccgccggcagcgcgcCGCTCGACGCCGGCACGGTGTtcaccgcgctcgccgcgctcagGGCCATGTCGGAGCCGGTGAGGATGCTGCCGGAGGCCATGACGATGATGATCCAGTACAAGGTGTCTCTGGAACGCATCGGGAGGTTCCTCGCCGAGGAGGAGATCAAACAGGACGACGTGACgagagcggcgacgacgacggcgacgaagaaTTCGGATGCGGGAATCATCCATGTCCAGGATGGAAGCTTCAGCTGGAGTGGGAGTGAAGCTGAGCTGACACTGAAGAATGCTCACCTCAGCATTCGCAGAGGGGAGAAGGTGGCAGTTTGTGGCCCGGTTGGCTCAGGGAAATCTTCACTCCTCTGTGCATTGCTTGGGGAGATACCTAGAACATCAGGAATG gtgGAGTTGTATGGCACAGTGGCGTATGTTTCCCAGAACTCATGGATACAGAGTGGCACTGTTCGCGACAACATCCTCTTCGGGAAGCCCTTCGAGAACTTCGACCATGGAGACCTGACAGAGATCGGCCAGAGAGGAATCAACATGAGCGGTGGTCAGAAGCAGAGTATTCAGCTGGCCAGAGCCGTGTACAGTGATGCAGATGTGTACCTCCTAGATGATCCTTTCAGCGCGGTCGATGCGCACACCGCTGCGGTTCTGTTCTAT GATTGTGTAATGACAGCACTTTCAGAGAAGACTGTAGTTCTTGTGACTCACCAGGTTGAATTTCTTACCGAGACTGATCGGATTCTG GTAATGGAAGATGGCTATGTCAAACAACAAGGTGTTTACGCAGAGCTAATGGAATCCGGGACAGCATTTGAGAAGCTTGTCTCAGCTCACAAGTCCTCAATCACAGCATTGGATGATTCCAGCCAGCAAAGCCAAGTCCAGGAGCAAAATGTGACTGATGAAAATACATCAGGACAGGCAAGTGATATTGATTCAGTCTCTGCAAAAGGCCAACCTTCTGCAACCCAGCTCacagaagaggaagaaaaggagGTTGGAGACCTTGGATGGAAGCCATATAAGGACTACATCAATGTGTCCAAGGGAATCACACATCTCTGTGTGATGGGTGTTACTCAGGTGCTCTTCACATCCTTCCAGATGATGGCCACATTCTGGCTGGCAGTGGCTGTCCAGATGAACGTCAGTAGTGCTCTCCTGGTAGGGGCATATTCAGGGCTGTCCATCTTGAGCTGCTGCTTTGCCTACATCAGAACCCTTTATGCAGCTAAGTTGGGGGTCAAGGCCTCCAAAGCATTCTTTACCGGCCTAATGGATTCTGTGTTCAAGGCCCCCATGTCTTTCTTTGATTCAACACCGGTTGGAAGAATCTTGACAAGG GCATCTTCAGATTTAAGCATCCTGGACTTTGACATACCTTACTCCGTGGCTTATGTCGTCGTTGGCGCTAGTGAGCTCATCACAACAATACTGGTCACAGGGGCTGTAACTTGGCAAGTTCTAATTGTAGCAATCCCAGTTACAATTACTGTGGCATATGTTCA GAGGCACTACGTGGCCTCAGCAAGAGATCTAGCAAGAATCAATGGAACAACAAAGGCACCAGTCATGAACTATGCGGCGGAATCAATTCTTGGTGTGGTGACCATCAGGTCTTTTGGGGAAACAGACAGGTTCATCCGCAATAACCTACTTCTTATCGATACCGACGCGACATTGTTCTTCCACACAGTTGCGGCGCAAGAGTGGGTTCTCATAAGAGTAGAAGCACTGCAGAGCCTGACACTACTAACAGCAGCACTGCTCCTTGTTTTGGCTCCTCCAGGAGCAGTCTCACCAG GCTTTGCGGGTCTCAGCCTCTCCTTTGCTTTGTCGCTGACAGCAGTTCAGGTTTTCCTGACAAAGTTCTACTCCTACATGGAAAACTATATTATTTCAGTTGAGAGAATAAAGCAGTATATGCACCTTCCACCAGAGCCTCCAGCCATTATACCAGAGAATAGGGCTCCAAGTTCATGGCCACAGGAGGGACAAATTGACCTGCAAGATCTCAAG GTCAGATACCGCCCAAACATGCCTCTTGTCCTCAAAGGAATCACTTGCACATTTCCTGCTGGAAACAAAATTGGGGTTGTAGGGAGAACGGGAAGTGGGAAATCGACACTCATCAGCTCATTGTTCCGCCTCGTTGATCCTGCGGGTGGGAGGATACTCATTGACAACTTGGATATCTGCTCTATTGGTCTCAAGGATCTAAGAACAAAACTGAGCATTATCCCCCAAGAACCTACACTTTTCAGAGGAACTGTGCGCAACAACTTGGACCCTCTTGGTCTGCATTCCGATGAAGAGATATGGGAG GCCTTGGAGAAGTGTCAACTACAGACAGCCATTCGCAGCACACCTGCTCTTCTTGATACAGTAG TGAGTGATGATGGCAGTAACTGAAGTGTTGGGCAGCGGCAGCTCTTCTGTCTTGGCAGAGTTCTCCTCCGTAGGAACAAGATTCTTGTGTTAGATGAAGCAACGGCATCCATCGACTCCGCAACTGATGCAATCCTTCAGAGGGTCATCAGGCAGCAATTCTCAAGTTGCACTGTGGTAACTATCGCTCACAGGGTTCCAACTGTAACAGACAGTGACAAAGTCATGGTACTTTCATATG GGAAGCTTATAGAATATGACACGCCCGCCAAGTTGTTGGAAGATAAACAAACAGCCTTTGCTAAACTTGTGGCTGAATATTGGGCTAATTCCAAGCGGAATGCAACATGA